CCTGCAAAGGCCGCGGGAGGCCAGCCATCCGCTGGTGCAGAATCCCGAGTGGCGGGCCATCCCCTGCCATGGTGGGAAACGGAAGGATCAAGCTCGTGATTGTTGCAGTTAACCTCAGCACCCCGATGCCACAGCATCGGACCCCCTTGCGCCATCCGGGCAAAGTGTTGGCGGCAACAACACAGAAGTAGCCCACCACATGCTCAGGTACCTCGCCAAGCGCGGCATCACGTATGTCTTCATGATCTTCCTGACCACCTCGGCCGGGTACTTCCTGGCTGTCACTTCCCTCAAGCCAGCCCTGTTGGAACAGGAGCGGATCCCCCGCCCCACGCCCGAGCAGGTCGCCAACTCCATGCGCCTCAAAGGCCTGGACCCGACCCTCAGCCCCTGGGAACGCTACGTGGACTGGCTCACCGGGATCGTGACCCGCTGGGATTGGGGCCGCAGCCCCAACGGGGCATACATCAACGCCGAATTCGGCGACCGGGTGTGGATCTCCACCCGGCTCTTCCTTGCAGCCATCATCCTGACGCTCGTCATCGGCGTAGGACTTGGCGTGTATTCCGCAGCCCGGCAGTACCAGTACCAGGACAGGGTTATCACCTCCTACAGCTACCTGGCGTACATCGTGCCGGCACCTATCGCCTACTTCCTGGTCCAATTGGGCGCCATCAACATCAACGAGACATTCGGCGGACGCATTCTCTTTGTCACAGGGATCTCCACCCCGGGCGTGGAACCAGGCTGGCCGCAGTTCGTGGACATGCTGGCCCATTACGCCGTGCCAACCGTCGCCATCACCCTCGTGGGATGGGGTTCGTACCAGATCGCGCAGCGGCAATACCTGCTGGACAACGTCAATGCCGACTTTGTCCGTACGGCCCGTGCCAAGGGACTCACCCGCAACCAGGCCATTAGCCGTCACGCCCTCCGCGTTTCGTTCATCCCCGTGGCGCAGAGCATCGCCTTCACTATCCCGGCTATTTTTGCCGGCGGTTTCTTCGCCGAGAAGATCTTTGCCTGGCCGGGCATCGGCTCCTGGAGCATTGACGCCATCTCACTGCAGGACGTCAACGCCGCCACGGCCACCCTGGCGTACGGGTCCGTCATCTTTGCCCTCGGGGCCATCCTGGCCGACTTTGCCACCACGCTTGTCGACCCGAGAGTGCGGGTGCAGTAGCCATGACGAACCTCAACGCAGTTGATCCGGCAGCCGTCGCGGAGGAGGCGCACCTTCAGGGCGCAGACGTGGTGATCGGCAAATCCACCATCATCTTCCGCCGGTTCATGCGCAACAGGACGGCAGTGGCGGGCCTGATCATTTTCCTCGCCCTGACCGCCTTCTCCTTCGTGGGCGGCTACTTCACCCAGTGGGACAAGGAGACCATCGACGCGTTCAACATCGGCATGCCGCCGTCGGGCGAACACTTCCTGGGCACGTCGCAGGCAGGTATCGATCTCTACGCCATGACGGTGGAAGGCACCAGGATCTCCATCCTGATCGGCCTGATCGTCGGCCTGGTTTCGGTGCTGGTCGCCGCCGTCTACGGCTGCACCATGGCCTACTTTGGCGGCAAGGTGGACAAGGTGATGCTCTTCGTCCTCGAAGCACTCATCATGATGCCGGCGCTGCTGGTGGTTGCCGTTGCCACCAGCGGCGGCGGAGACGGCCTTAAGAGAGACCTGCCCAGCTGGCTGCTGCTGATCATTGTTCTGCTGGTCTTCAGCTGGATGGGAACTGCCAGGCTGATCCGCTCGCTCTCCATGTCCCTCATGCAGCGGGATTACGTCAAGGCCGCCCAGTACATGGGGGTTCCGCCACGCAGGATAGTTTGGCGTCACCTCGTCCCCAACATCGGTTCGCTCCTGGTCCTGGACATCACCCGAGGCGTCACCGGCGCCATCCTCGCTGAGGTCGCCTTTTCCTTCATCGGCATCGGCATCAAGGTGCCGGACGTGAGCCTGGGCGTCCTGATCGGCGGGGCGACATCCCAGGTCCAGACCTTCCCGTGGATGTTCTGGGTCCCGCTGACAGTGATGTTCCTGCTAACCGGGTCCCTTGCCATGATGAACGACGGCCTGCGGGACGCCTTCGACCCCAGTTCCAGTTCCATCGGACGCGCCAGGACAAACAGCGCCAGCAAAAACAACGCCAGGACAAACAGCGCGAAGAAGAAGCGGGCATGAGCAGCGAAACGTACATCGAACCGGCTGACCCGAGGCCTTCGGCTGCTGATCGCCTGCACATAGCCGGCCTTCACAGCCCGCTCCCCGCGGAGAGTGCTGTTCTTTCCGTCCGGGACCTCAACGTCCGGTTCAACACGGAAAACGGCATCGTGCACGCGGTCCGCGGCGTCGATTTTGACCTGCTGCCGGGTAAGACCCTGGGCATCGTGGGTGAGTCCGGGTCGGGGAAGTCCGTGACGTCGCTTGCCGTCATGGGCCTCCTGCCCGCCACGGCCGACGTCACCGGCTCGGTGATGCTCAACGGCAAGGAGCTGCTGGGCCTCAGCGACAAGGCAATGTGTGCCTATCGCGGCAACGACATGGCCATGGTGTTCCAGGACCCGCTGTCCTCCCTGACTCCGGTCTACACGGTGGGAGCACAGATCACCGAGGCCCTGACCATCCACAACCCCGCCATGAGCAAACAGGCAAAAGAAGCCCGCGCCGTCGAACTTCTGGCGATGGTGGGAATCCCCAGCCCGAAGGACAGGCTCAAGGCATTTCCGCACGAGTTCTCCGGCGGCATGCGCCAGCGGGTGATGATCGCCATCGCGATCGCCAATAACCCGCGGCTCCTGATCGCTGATGAGCCGACGACGGCGCTGGACGTCACCATCCAGGCCCAGGTGCTTGAGGTGCTGCATACGGCGCAGGAGGAAACGGGCGCCGCCGTCGTCATGATCACCCACGATCTGGGTGTGGTGGCAGGCATGGCGGACAACATCATGGTCATGTACGCCGGGAAACCGGTGGAAACCGGCGGCGTGGATGATATCTACTACAACCCGCGGATGCCGTACACGATGGGACTGCTCGGAGCGGTGCCGCGGGTGGACGTTGCCGAGAAAACCTCGCTGGTCCCGATCGAGGGAATACCGCCCAACCTGGTCCACCCGCCCACCGGATGCTCCTTTGCACCACGATGCCCACTGGCGTCAGAAGCATGCCTGGACGGTGAACCCGCGCTGGCAGAAGTCGCCGGCGGCGTCCATCACCGGGCGGCCTGCATCAAATCCGATTCCCTGGGCGCGGAGGTGGACGTCCACGAAATCTTCTCCGCGCCGCCGGTGCCCGTGTCCCGTTTCGACCTCATTCCTCGCGGGGAACGCAGCACGGTCCTGCAGCTCAAGGACGTCCGGAAGCATTTCCCGCTGACCAGAGGTGCCCTCCTCAAACGGCGGATCGGCACCGTAAAGGCCGTGGACGGCATCAGTTTCGACATCCGCGAGGGCGAGTGCTTCTCCATCGTGGGGGAGTCCGGCTCGGGCAAAACCACCACCCTCCTGGAAATCATGGAATTCCACAAGGACCAGGACGGCGAAGTGGTCATCGGCGGCATCAGCAACAAGGAAGCCGCTGACGCCAGGACCAAAAGCGCCATGCGCAAGGAACTTCAGATGGTTTTCCAGGATCCCACCGGTGCCCTTGATCCGCGGTTCACGGTGTACGAGGTGCTGGCGGAACCCCTTCAGAACGCCGGGCTGGCCAAGCCGGCCATCAGGAAGCGGATCATGGAACTGATTCAGCTCGTGGGCCTGCAGCCGGACCACGTCAACCGCTTCCCCAACCAGTTCTCCGGCGGGCAGCGGCAGCGGGTCGGCATAGCCAGGGCCCTGGCCGTGAACCCCAAACTGGTGGTGCTGGACGAGCCCGTCTCCGCCCTGGATGTCTCCGTCCAGGCAGGCGTCATCAACCTGCTGGACAAGCTCCGCGCCGAGTTGGGCCTCAGCTACCTGATGGTGGCCCATGACCTCTCCGTGGTGCGGCACATCTCCAACCGTGTGGCGGTCATGTACCTGGGCAAGATCGTGGAGATCGGCGAGGTGGACAGGGTCTTCGACAATCCTCGCCATCCGTATACCCGGGCATTGCTGTCTGCCATTCCGGTTCCCGATCCGCACCTGGAACGCACCCGGGAACGGATCATTCTCCAAGGAGACCTGCCATCCCCTTTGGATGCGCCAAAGGGCTGCAACTTCGCCACCCGCTGCCCCGTCTTCGCCGCTCTCCCCGCGGCCAAGCAGGAACAATGCCTCACTCTGGAACCGCCGCTTGAATCGGTTCCTCCGTCCGCCGCGGCCCAGGTTCTCGAGGCTGGCCCCGTACCGGCGCCGGACCAGCAGTTCGCCTGTTTCTTCCCCGACGGCGAGCTGGACGAGGACATGCTGGTGGTCCACGAAACGGCGGATCACGATGCACCGTAGGTTTTTCCGACCCATCACAAGCACCACCACCCGCACCAATGAAGGGAACACCATGAAGAATCTGACCAGAATTGGCGGAGCTGCGGCCATTGCTGCGGCTTTGACACTGACGGCCTGTGGAGCGGGAGGCTCTCCCACCGGGCCGGAAACGGCCAAAGGACAGGGATCCGGCGGTGACGTGTCCAAGCTGATCAGCATCAACGCCAAGGATGCCAAGGACCTTCAACCCGGCGGCAAGGTCACGCTTCCCCTGGGTAACATCGGCCCTGATTTCAACGGGTTTTCCAACAACGGCAACAGTGCCGACAATTCGGCGCTGATGGCGGCGATTAATCCGGTTGCGGTGTCCGGCGGCGGTATCGGCGGCTGCTGGAAGTTCGATTTCGCGGGCAAGGCGACGCCGAATAAGGACTTCTGTGAGTCTGTGGACAGCGAGGTCAAGGACGGCAAACAGACCATCACCATCAAGGTCAACCCCAAGGCGACCTACAACGACGGCACCCCTATCGATATCAAGGCCTTCCAGAACACGTGGAACATCCTCAAGGGTTCAAATCCCGATTACGACATTGTGAGCCCGGGAGCCTATCCGTTCGTTGAATCGGTCGAGGCCGGCAGCAGCGACAAGGAAGTCATCGTCAAGACCAGCCAGCCCGTCTACCCGCTGGATTCCCTCTTCTTCGGCCTGATCAACCCGAACGTGAACTCCCCCCAGGTCTTCAACGAAGGCTTCAACGGCAACCTGCATCCGGAATGGATGGCCGGTCCGTTCAAGCTGGACAAGTACGACAGCGCGGCCAAAACCTTAACCGCCGTCCCGAACGATAAATGGTGGGGCACCAAGCCTGTCCTGGACAGCGTCACCTTCCGCCAGCTCGAATCCAGCGCGCAGATCGCTGCCTTCAAGAACGGTGAGATTGACGCCATGTCGGCGAACACGATCGCGCTCTACAAGCAGCTGGACGGGACCAAGAATTCCGAGGTGCGCCGCGGGCAGCGGCTCTTCGCCGGTGGCATGAACATCAACGCCCTGAGGGTGACTGATGTTGCTGTCCGTAAAGCCATCTTCACCGCTGTGGACCGCGAGGCTCTGCGCAAGGTCCGCTTCAACGGGTTGAACTGGGAGGAGCCCAGCTCCGGCTCCATGATGCTCCTGCCATTTTCCGCGTACTACCAGGACAACTACCCTGTCAAGGAAACCGGCCCGGACGCGGCCAAGAAGGTCCTGACCGACGCCGGCTACACCCCTAACGCCTCGGGCATCATGGAGAAGGACGGCAAGCCGGCCGCCTTCAAAATCAGCAACTTCGGTGACGATCCCACCGCGCTCGCCACCACCCAGACACTGCAGAAGCAGCTGCAGGCTGGTGGCATGGATGTTGGCATCGACCAGCGCGCCTCCGCCGACTTCGGCAAGGTCGTTGGTTCACGCGACTTCGACCTCAGCCTTTCCGGCTACACGGTTGGAGCGGATGCAACGGACAGCGTGAAGCAGTTCTATGATTCCAAGGCCAGCGTGAACAAGGTGGGCGACGCGGAACTGGACAAGAAAATCGCTGACCTGGCTTCCATCGAAGACAACAGTGAGCGCAACAAGGCTGCCATGGAGGTTGAAAAGGAGCACATGGCCAAGTACTTCTCCATGGGTCCGGTGTTCAACGGTCCGCAGATCTCATTCGTCCGCACCGGTCTGGCAAACTACGGTCCCTCACTCTTCCAGAGCCCGTCCCAGGTTCCGGACTGGAGCACCCTGGGCTGGGAAAAGAAGTAACACCCCCTGTAACGCTCTCTCACTTCCGGTCGTTCAATGGCTGGGAGTGAGAGAGCGTTCGGTCTTAATGCGCAGGAAGTGAGATACGGTGCGCGGGGGTAGCGTTTCCCCTATGACCGGAACCGGAGCCGAACACACCACCATCCGCACCGCCGTCGTCGGCTTTGGACTGTCGGGACGTGTTTTCCACGCGCCGCTGATCGCGGCCGATGCCCGCTTTTCGCTGGACATCATCGCGACGTCCGACGCCGGCAGGCAGGCTGCCGCGCTGGAGCGATACCCCGGTGCCACAGTAGTTCCCGACGGCGATGCGGTGCTGGCGCTAGCCGGGAATCTTGACCTTGTGGTGCTGGGGACACCTCCAGCGACCCACTATCCGCTGGCGAAGGCCGCGTTGGAGGCAGGGCTGGATGTCGTGGTGGACAAGCCCTTCACGGTCCGCAGCGCCGAAGGGCAGGAGCTGATCGAGTTGGCGGAGCGACTGGGCCGGGTGCTGAGCGTATTCCAGAACCGGCGCTGGGACGGCGATTTCCTGACTCTCCGGAAGCTGCTCGCCGGCGGGGCTCTGGGGAGCGTGACCCGGTTCGAGTCCCGGTTTGAGCGCTGGTCGCCGGAGATCTCCAAGGCCTGGAAAGCAGACGCGACGGCGGCCGACGGCGGGGGCGTGCTGTTTGACCTTGGGAGCCACCTCATCGACCAGGCCCTCCAGCTCTTCGGCCCAGCCACCGTAGTCCATACGGAGCTCCAGGCCCGGCGGCCGGAGGAGAGGGCTGACGACGATTGTTTCCTGGCGCTGCGGCACCAGTCCGGAGTGATCAGCCACCTGACCATGAACATGCTATGTGCCCAGCAGGGTCCGCGCTTTCGCGTCCTGGGGTCTACGGGAGGCTTCACCAAGCATGGCGTGGACCCTCAGGAGCCGTACATCGTGGCCGGCGGCAGCCCGCTTGATGCCGATTACGGGGTGGAAGCGCCGGAGTGGGCCGGTGTACTGGGCCGTGACGGACACCTGGACACCCTCCCCACCGAGCGCGGCGCGTATCCCGAGTTCTACCGGCTCCTGGCGGAGAAGATCCTCGACGGCGGCGCGGCCTCCACCCTGCCGCTCCCGGTAAACCCGGCAGACGCCGTCGAGGTCCTCAAATTAATAGAACAAGCAAGAGAACTGGCGTCGCCGCAGATGGGGAACTAACGTCAGAACGGCAGCCATCCAGAAAGCGTGCTCCCCACCAGCACCCTAACCTCGCAAGCTCGGCCAGGGAACCCTGCTGGCGTGGGCCCAGGCGACGAAGGAGCAGCACGCGTTGGATGACTGCCGTTCCGACGGCAATCAAGGGAACTTCTACGCCGACACCAGTTCGTGCCAGTCCGCCACGAGGGGAAGGTTGTGCGCCTCGGACACGGAGTGGTGCGCCACATGGCCTCCGGCGATGTTAAGGCCGGCCGCGAGGGCCGGGTCGCGGTCGAATGCTGCCCTGACGCCCAGGTTGGCGAGCGAAACCGCATACCGCAGCGTCACGTTGGTCAGGGCGTACGTGGACGTGTTAGGCACCGCGCCAGGCATGTTGGCCACGCAGTAGAAGATGGTGTTGTGCACCTTGTACGTGGGCTCCTGGTGGGTGGTGGGGCGGGTGTCCTCGAAGCAGCCGCCCTGGTCCACAGCGATGTCAACCAGCACTGAGCCGGGCTTCATCCGGGCCACGAGTTCGTTGCTGACCAGCTTGGGAGCCTTCGCCCCCGGGATCAGCACGGAGCCGATGACCAGATCGGCATCCACCACTGACTTCTCGATCTCGTACTTGTTGGATGCCACAGTCTTAAGCCGGCCCTGGTACTGGGCGTCCAGCTCGCGCAGGCGGTTGATGTTGATGTCCAGGATGGTCACGTCGGCGCCCAGGCCGAGTGCCATCGCGGCGGCGTTAGTGCCCGCCACTCCGGCGCCGAGCACCACGACCTTGGCCGGGCGCACGCCGGGTACGCCGCCGAGCAGTACTCCCTTTCCGCCGGCGGGAGCCATCAGCGAGGTGGCCCCTACCTGGACGGAGAGACGGCCGGCAACCTCGGACATCGGCGCGAGCAGCGGGAGGGTGCGGCCCTCCTGAACGGTCTCGTAGGCGATGGCGGTGACGCCGGAATTGATGAGTTCCCGGGTCAGCTCAGGTTCGGCCGCGAGGTGCAGGTAAGTGAACAGCACCAGGCCCTTGCGGAAGCGGTGGTACTCGGCCTTGATGGGTTCTTTGACCTTCATCACCATGTCCGCACCGGCCCAGACGTCGTCCGCTTCGGCAACGATTTCCGCCCCGGCGATGGCGTATTCCTCGTCCGTGATGCCCGAGCCCAGGCCCGCTCCGCGCTCCACCAGAACCCTGTGGCCATGCATGAGGAATTCATGGACGCCGGCGGCTGTGATGGCAACGCGGAATTCGTTGTTCTTGATCTCTTTGGGGACACCGATGATCATTCTGGGCTCCAGTTTCACAGACCCGAAAGGCCTGAAATCGCGGGGATAAGTTGTGATTCCAGAATAAATCCGCTTGTGAGGCAGATGACATGAAACCCTGCCGGCCGGAGGACCGTAACCGCGTCATTCCGGGGTTTTTGACTCAAGCACCTCGACATTTGTCCAGCTCGCAAGCGTCAGGTGTCGCCTCGTGTCCGTTCACCGGAACGCCGCCGCGGGAAGTAGTGTTGGCGCATGCAGCAGCAGGATGTGGAACAGCTTGTGGAGCGTGTAGCCCAGAAGCTCGGGCGGGGCCTTTCACTGGAGGACCTGGACGGGCTGCTGCTGGCCTACAGCTCCAACCAGTCGCATGCCGACCGGGTGCGGGTCAATTTTCTGCTGAGCAAACGCGTCCCCGCGGACGTCAGCGCCTGGCAGCTTTCGCACGGCATCGCGACGGCGGTCCGTCCGGTAGCGGTTCCCGCCAACCCCGACCTGGGGATGCTGGGGCGGGTCTGCGTCCCGCTCATGGTCCGGGGATTCCGTGTGGGCTACCTGTGGGTGCAGCAGGACTCGGAGGATGAAAACCCGACGGCGATCCTCGCCCAGTTGCCCGATGTTGCCGATGACCTGGAACTGCTCTCCGGGCTCCTGCTGGAATCGAATACCGCCGAATCTGAGTTCCGCCGCGGCCGCGAGCGCGAGTTCCTCGCCGCCTGTTCCGGCGAGGCCAACGCGGTGGCTGCCGTGGCCGGCTGGAAGGAAATCCAGGGCAAAGGGCCGTGGCAGGTCGTTACCGTGCTCGACGCCGACGGCTGGGCAGGGGGACCGGATCCCATAGCGTCCACGCTGATCCACCGGTCGGCAGCCCTGCAGGCCACCGTGGGCGTGGATGCCGTCCTGTTCAGTGCGGGCACTGAGACCCATTCGGTGGTGCTTTTCCGGGAATCCGTCGGCCGGGCAAACCATGCCCAGGTACTGGTTCACTACCAGCTTGAGCTGGCCAAGCGCTCAGGCCGCCCGGTGCACCGGATCATCCTGGGCATCAGCGAGGGGTTTGCCAAGCCGCGGGAGCTGGCCGACGCCTACCGGCAGTCAAAGCAGGCGGCCCAGGCGGCAGCGGTCGATCCACAGCTTGGGGAACTGGTGGACTGCCGCTCCGCGGGCGTGTACCAGCTGCTGGCCTCTGCCGGCGGCGGTGCCGGTGCCTGGGCGGATTCCGGGTCTGTCTTTTTCCGGTTGCTGGAGGACCATGACCGCAACGACGAGCTGATCCCCGTCCTGGAACTCCTCTATGACAACGACGGCTCGGTGCAGGACGTGGCCACCAGGCTCCACCTCCATCGCAGCAGTATCTACAACAGGCTGGGCCGCATCCGCCAGCTCCTGGGGGTGGATCCGCTGAAGGGAATGGCCAGGCTGGAACTCCACGCCGCCCTGAAAATGCGGAGATGGGCTGTCCGGCCCCTGATCTAGGCGGCGTTGTCTTCCCGCTTGGCGGGTCCTCCCGAGGACCCGCCCGGACTTGGCGAATCAAGGGGTGGTGCCTCCGGGCCGGGTCCCGGCTGGCCCGGTGCCGGGTGCGGTTCCAGGGATGTGGCCTGCTCGAGTGACGCCGCCTGCTGCAAGGTGAGGGACTCGCGGCGGCGGCGGGTCAGCGCGCTGTCCGCCCACATGGCCACAGCCACAAAGACCACGGAACTGGACATAACCACCGCGGTATTGTTCAGCTTCATGGCGGATCCAAGGAAGGCGGCCACCAGCATGGCGGCAATGCCCGCCACAACGTGCAACCCTCTGAATTTCGCCACAATATCAAGCCTAACCCCGCCCGGCAGCCGGTTTCAGGGCCTGATAAAGATCGTTGCTTGATCCTTATCACTCCGTCACGGGGAGCCTGTTCTGTCGTCATTTTTCGGCTGGTTGTGCTTGGCCTGCCGGGTCTTCTCCTGTCCGGTGTTCTCCTGCTGGTCAAGCCAGGCCATGACGGCGGCAAGGCGGATCCTCCGGTGCGTTCCGCGGTATTCCACCGGAATCTCGCCCCGGTCGGTCATGTTGCGGAGGTAGGTGTGGGAGATGCCGGCCAGTTCAGCCGCCTTGGATGTGGTCAGCATTTCCTCCACGCTGCTGACAGTTACCGCTTCCCCCCGCCCGAACCGGCTGAGCAGGTCGACGACGGCGTCCCTGGCCTGCGGCGGCAGCCGGTGGACGGTGCCATCCACGAACACGGTGATGTCATGGCTGCCCTGCAGGGCCCGCTGCAGCTTCTCTGCGTCCTCGGCGGGCAGGCCGGCAGTCATCCTTGGAGCTATCAGTGCCATGGGAACAGCCTAGCCCGGGACCCTTCCGGCAGGCGGCGGTATGCTCAGCTGATGAAACTCAGTGGCGGCAAAGACGTTGAGGCGGGCGGGCTGACCGGACGGCTCTACGCCTCTGTGGGATCCGGAAGCAGCGGCCCCCGTCCTACGTACGTGCTCCTGCACGGCATCGGCGTCTCCCACCGTTACCTCGCGCTCCTGCACCGGGAGCTGGCCACGGCGGCCAACGTCTACTCCTTTGACCTCCCCGGCTTCGGCGGCGCCCCGAGGCCCGGACGCCAGCTGTCAGTGGGGGAGTATGCGGAATTCGTGAACGGCGTCCTGGCGGATGCCGGGGTTCGGTCCTGCGTGCTGATCGGCCATTCCATGGGCACGCAGTTCGCCGTGGAACTCGCGCTGCAGGAGCCGGGGCTGGTGGCCGGCGTTGTGCTCATGGGACCGGTGGTGGACCCGCGACGGAAGTCGGTGCCCGCCCAGGCAGCCGCCCTGACCCGCGATGCCATGTTCAGCGAGAGCCTGTCCTCAAACGTCACCGTCTTCGGTGACTACTTCCGGGCAGGCCTCCGCTGGTACCTGACGGAGCTGCCCGTCATGATGGAATATCCGCTCGAATCCAGGATTCAGGGTGTCGGCCAGCCCGTGCTGGTGATGCGCGGAAGCCGGGATCCCGTGGCACCGCATCCCTGGTGCGAACGCCTCGCGGGCCAGGCGCCCCAAGGCAGCCTGGTGGAAATCCCTGGGCAGGGCCACGTTTTCCAGCACACTGCACCCGGCCCGGCGGCCGCGGCCATCAGCAGCTGGGTCCGGATGGCGGACGGGTTCGGCGTGACCGCCTGACCCGGCTCTTGCTCCGGCACCTGCCCCTGCTCCGGCGCCCCTACTACGGACCTCGGCTCCTACTCGGCGTCGAGGTCCGTCTCCAGGAGCTTCACGAGCGAATCGAGCGCCGCCTCCGCACCCTCGCCCTCGGCGCGAAGCACCACCACGTCACCCTTGGCGGCGCCCAGCGTCATGAGGGAGAGGATGCTTGAGGCATCCAGCGCGTCATCCTCCGGCTCTCCCTGCATGGCAATGGTGACGTCCACTCCCACGTCGCCGGCTGCCTCTGCGAAGATGGCCGCCGGACGCGCATGCAGTCCGGAACGGCTGGCAATGGTGGCAGTCCGCTGCGGCATTGGTCCTCCTCATGGTGCGGGCCTGACAGGTGGATCTGGTTGCGGGCCGTTACAGGCCGAGTTCTTCCAGCACGGGCAGTTTCTCCCGGACCCAGGCGCGCGCTTCGGTAGCGCTGCGGGCAGAGAGCGCCAGCTTGGCCAGCTCCTGTGCTTCGGCCAGCGTGACGGTCTTCAACACCGCCGCGACTGCCGCCAGTGATCTGGCCGTCATGGAGAGCGTGGAAACGCCAAGCCCGGTGAGTACGACGGCGAGGGCGGGATCCGCTGCTGCCTCGCCGCAGACGCCCACGGGCTTGTTGCTGCCCTCCGCCCGCGATCCTTCAACCGTCAGGGCGACGAGGCGGAGGACGGCAGGCTGCCACGGCGTGTTCAGGTTGGCGAGCGGGCCGAGCTGGCGGTCCGCGGCCATGGCGTACTGGGTGAGGTCATTGGTGCCCAGGCTCGCGAAGCCGACCTCGCGCAGGATGGACTCGGCCGTAAGCGCTGCGGAGGGGACCTCCACCATCACGCCCGGGGTCTTGATTCCGGCATCAGCGCACATGGAGGCAAAACGGGCGGCTTCTTCGGCGGTCGAGATCATGGGGGCCATGACCCACACGTCCGCTTCGGACTGCTTCTCCGCCAGTGCGATGGCCTCCAGTTGGCGGTCCAGGACACCGGGGGTAGTGAAGTCGGTGCGGTAGCCGCGCACGCCCAGGGCGGGGTTGGGCTCGGTGGAGTCCGTCAGGAAGGGGAGCGGCTTGTCGGCGCCCGCGTCGAGGGTTCGCAGGACAACCTTCTTGCCGGGGAAAGCGTCAAAAACACTCTTGTACGCTGCCGCCTGCTCTTCCACCGAGGGTTCGGTATCCCGCTCCAGGAAGCAGAACTCGGTGCGGAACAGGCCAACGCCCTGGGCACCCAGCTTGGCGGCCGCCTCGGCGTCCTTGCCGCCGCCCACATTGGCCAGCAGGGGCACCAGGTGTCCATCCGCCGTCGCGCCCGTGCCTGTGAACTCTGCCAGGAGCGACGCCGTGGCCGCCCATGCCTCCGCTGCGGAACGCAGGGATTCGTCCGGCTCGGAGACGACAGTGCCGGCGGCGCCGTCCAGATACACCTCCATGCCGTCCGGAAGCTCGTCCACCCCGACTGCGGCGACGACCGCGGGAAGGCCGAGGGAGCGGGCGATGATGGCTGTGTGTGACTGGGGCCCGCCGCCTGAGGTCACCAGGGCCAGGACCTTGTTCGGGTCCAGGGTTGCAGTGTCCGCCGGAGCGAGGTCCTCGGCCACCAGAACGAAGGGGGTGCCGGACGTCGGGATCCCCGGCGCGGGAACGCCCCGGAGTGCAGCGACGATGCGGGCCCGGACGTCCAG
Above is a window of Arthrobacter pascens DNA encoding:
- a CDS encoding ABC transporter permease; translation: MLRYLAKRGITYVFMIFLTTSAGYFLAVTSLKPALLEQERIPRPTPEQVANSMRLKGLDPTLSPWERYVDWLTGIVTRWDWGRSPNGAYINAEFGDRVWISTRLFLAAIILTLVIGVGLGVYSAARQYQYQDRVITSYSYLAYIVPAPIAYFLVQLGAININETFGGRILFVTGISTPGVEPGWPQFVDMLAHYAVPTVAITLVGWGSYQIAQRQYLLDNVNADFVRTARAKGLTRNQAISRHALRVSFIPVAQSIAFTIPAIFAGGFFAEKIFAWPGIGSWSIDAISLQDVNAATATLAYGSVIFALGAILADFATTLVDPRVRVQ
- a CDS encoding ABC transporter permease, producing the protein MTNLNAVDPAAVAEEAHLQGADVVIGKSTIIFRRFMRNRTAVAGLIIFLALTAFSFVGGYFTQWDKETIDAFNIGMPPSGEHFLGTSQAGIDLYAMTVEGTRISILIGLIVGLVSVLVAAVYGCTMAYFGGKVDKVMLFVLEALIMMPALLVVAVATSGGGDGLKRDLPSWLLLIIVLLVFSWMGTARLIRSLSMSLMQRDYVKAAQYMGVPPRRIVWRHLVPNIGSLLVLDITRGVTGAILAEVAFSFIGIGIKVPDVSLGVLIGGATSQVQTFPWMFWVPLTVMFLLTGSLAMMNDGLRDAFDPSSSSIGRARTNSASKNNARTNSAKKKRA
- a CDS encoding dipeptide ABC transporter ATP-binding protein, with protein sequence MSSETYIEPADPRPSAADRLHIAGLHSPLPAESAVLSVRDLNVRFNTENGIVHAVRGVDFDLLPGKTLGIVGESGSGKSVTSLAVMGLLPATADVTGSVMLNGKELLGLSDKAMCAYRGNDMAMVFQDPLSSLTPVYTVGAQITEALTIHNPAMSKQAKEARAVELLAMVGIPSPKDRLKAFPHEFSGGMRQRVMIAIAIANNPRLLIADEPTTALDVTIQAQVLEVLHTAQEETGAAVVMITHDLGVVAGMADNIMVMYAGKPVETGGVDDIYYNPRMPYTMGLLGAVPRVDVAEKTSLVPIEGIPPNLVHPPTGCSFAPRCPLASEACLDGEPALAEVAGGVHHRAACIKSDSLGAEVDVHEIFSAPPVPVSRFDLIPRGERSTVLQLKDVRKHFPLTRGALLKRRIGTVKAVDGISFDIREGECFSIVGESGSGKTTTLLEIMEFHKDQDGEVVIGGISNKEAADARTKSAMRKELQMVFQDPTGALDPRFTVYEVLAEPLQNAGLAKPAIRKRIMELIQLVGLQPDHVNRFPNQFSGGQRQRVGIARALAVNPKLVVLDEPVSALDVSVQAGVINLLDKLRAELGLSYLMVAHDLSVVRHISNRVAVMYLGKIVEIGEVDRVFDNPRHPYTRALLSAIPVPDPHLERTRERIILQGDLPSPLDAPKGCNFATRCPVFAALPAAKQEQCLTLEPPLESVPPSAAAQVLEAGPVPAPDQQFACFFPDGELDEDMLVVHETADHDAP
- a CDS encoding ABC transporter family substrate-binding protein, which encodes MKNLTRIGGAAAIAAALTLTACGAGGSPTGPETAKGQGSGGDVSKLISINAKDAKDLQPGGKVTLPLGNIGPDFNGFSNNGNSADNSALMAAINPVAVSGGGIGGCWKFDFAGKATPNKDFCESVDSEVKDGKQTITIKVNPKATYNDGTPIDIKAFQNTWNILKGSNPDYDIVSPGAYPFVESVEAGSSDKEVIVKTSQPVYPLDSLFFGLINPNVNSPQVFNEGFNGNLHPEWMAGPFKLDKYDSAAKTLTAVPNDKWWGTKPVLDSVTFRQLESSAQIAAFKNGEIDAMSANTIALYKQLDGTKNSEVRRGQRLFAGGMNINALRVTDVAVRKAIFTAVDREALRKVRFNGLNWEEPSSGSMMLLPFSAYYQDNYPVKETGPDAAKKVLTDAGYTPNASGIMEKDGKPAAFKISNFGDDPTALATTQTLQKQLQAGGMDVGIDQRASADFGKVVGSRDFDLSLSGYTVGADATDSVKQFYDSKASVNKVGDAELDKKIADLASIEDNSERNKAAMEVEKEHMAKYFSMGPVFNGPQISFVRTGLANYGPSLFQSPSQVPDWSTLGWEKK
- a CDS encoding Gfo/Idh/MocA family protein, with amino-acid sequence MTGTGAEHTTIRTAVVGFGLSGRVFHAPLIAADARFSLDIIATSDAGRQAAALERYPGATVVPDGDAVLALAGNLDLVVLGTPPATHYPLAKAALEAGLDVVVDKPFTVRSAEGQELIELAERLGRVLSVFQNRRWDGDFLTLRKLLAGGALGSVTRFESRFERWSPEISKAWKADATAADGGGVLFDLGSHLIDQALQLFGPATVVHTELQARRPEERADDDCFLALRHQSGVISHLTMNMLCAQQGPRFRVLGSTGGFTKHGVDPQEPYIVAGGSPLDADYGVEAPEWAGVLGRDGHLDTLPTERGAYPEFYRLLAEKILDGGAASTLPLPVNPADAVEVLKLIEQARELASPQMGN